A DNA window from Paenibacillus sp. HWE-109 contains the following coding sequences:
- a CDS encoding Ig-like domain-containing protein, which produces MGAKRICQGLYRTTVHFVLVSILVWFVLPFHQSVQAEGSNMLLNGSFETQLANGNPTDWTIKEYTAGPVVTVDGAVYHEGTHAVKMDATAGGRKSVAQNVPSVVAGQSYKVSAWIRTENVASLEGARIRIGFYDQASALIGSLVYTSGLKGSNSWSLVSKTLQAPIGSVKLAIELMPDTGTGITWYDDVQVVPFYPVQGVALDLPSAQLTIGQSAALHASLTPSNATNQQITWASSNSNVATVNSGGTVTAIGYGTAMITATTSEGGFSAKCYVSVGDSGVSVDHIAVNSDKVTAAVTDTIELSAVVFPQNAYDQRVVWTSSNPAVATVVDGRIHVVGQGTATITVTSIDGNKTASTMIEANSLLRNGNFEMVSSGSLLPDGWTVTNYEAGPAASLDNAMAKDGGKSIKIDASNSGRISLSKEITSIIAGNYYKFAGWIKTANVQSVEGARVRIGFYDSANAVITPMVFVGGFKGSRDWQHVESIIQAPPGAVKMRIENMPDQGTGITWYDNESVIPWTYVQQLSLTPDKLVLQVAESSVLQASIAPVNATNQNLTWTTSDASVASVSNGVVAAISQGIAAVTATTQDRGFRAVSLVQVGGNTDITVPDYTATTTFGASVNGQVVAADSNSHALTYTKLAESEHGTVHVKSDGTWTYKANPGSYTSDHFYIGVTDHNGSSTYATVNISIQPLATVMEPYTNVHPSLFLDQAKVNQLKTAILPGGTHEHIWNEIKAKADAFVLTPPTTYYVDKYTGEAWQRDTADRTIYLALAYLIDGDVKYYNAAKAYALASVSYPTWGRAELKNIDLAAGHQLLSLSIVYDWLYNDLDTVTRETIKQKLETRGSEMYLKATGQPFEGSMDYKKVYWTEGYLQNHLWVSLSGLTAAGVALHNTGSSTLPWLEYSIGKFDQVLQALADDGASQEGYPYWQYGLEYLLKYGEIAQKFFDVDIYTDNKWLEQASTYAAYMSLPKNSWKPNVNHLNFGDDANVNWYGPDMSLRLLAGKYSDGIAQGLANEIDTANIESMNVKYANLLWYDPTVPEASVSSLPTLHIFDNLGIVSARSDWSGDGSVVAFKSGPAIGHKALHMNESPLDDWGVAHAHPDANHFMIFGDGEWLIRDDGYANKKTSNHNTLLINGTGQLGEGAQFLSNIPLQSVKSEPAIVKTVSTSVYDYMLGDATQAYDSDLGLQKYKRHLIYMKPDILVVVDDIEVDQPKQLELRFFPESQNIQSLGDGSYLTTGLTANLRYKELTGSNVTSSAAPVPYVTDESSMDRQAFRLLNTTQSHWTNAAAFSWSDSQSIPKNVTLTQQGNIWTFASEEAAVSLNLSTDTVQEVQSSGGGQTGNDATLIAIVLNGKFIQGFNSGTFTYTVPKSSKKPQATVSAIKYDKNATVHTDWNGDATGTATIQVTSANGTVTNTYTLTVVDSSLLTVTGAESNVVSAGFIPDNGIDDNMTTIWSAKADSSLVTPDNPQGDPWIQFHFDDVKSVNQVDIAWYLGHQRQASFDIEVSQNGTVWTNVYSGTSSGTTAEYESYTFPSITAKYIRIIGHGTNQGVYTSIKDVNVYEGAMN; this is translated from the coding sequence GTGGGAGCTAAACGAATATGTCAAGGGTTATACAGGACTACCGTACACTTTGTATTAGTATCCATACTGGTGTGGTTTGTTCTTCCTTTTCACCAAAGCGTGCAAGCAGAAGGCAGCAATATGTTGTTGAATGGGAGCTTTGAAACGCAATTGGCAAACGGCAATCCAACGGACTGGACAATCAAGGAGTATACCGCAGGACCTGTCGTTACGGTGGATGGCGCTGTGTATCACGAGGGAACACATGCGGTCAAGATGGATGCAACGGCTGGCGGGAGAAAGAGCGTTGCTCAGAATGTCCCATCAGTTGTAGCGGGTCAATCTTATAAAGTTTCTGCTTGGATTCGAACCGAAAATGTCGCCTCCCTAGAAGGAGCGCGTATTCGGATAGGGTTTTATGACCAGGCAAGCGCGCTTATCGGATCTTTGGTGTATACATCAGGACTGAAAGGCAGCAACAGTTGGAGTTTGGTTAGTAAAACACTGCAAGCGCCAATAGGATCCGTAAAGCTGGCGATTGAACTTATGCCGGATACAGGCACAGGCATAACCTGGTACGACGATGTTCAAGTAGTTCCATTCTATCCCGTGCAGGGAGTAGCGTTGGATTTGCCTTCAGCACAACTGACGATTGGGCAAAGCGCAGCGCTGCATGCTTCACTTACACCTTCGAATGCGACAAATCAACAGATTACGTGGGCATCTTCGAATTCGAATGTCGCCACGGTGAACAGCGGGGGGACAGTGACAGCTATCGGTTATGGAACAGCGATGATCACAGCAACAACTAGTGAGGGGGGATTTAGCGCCAAATGTTATGTATCTGTAGGGGATTCGGGAGTGAGTGTGGATCATATTGCTGTTAATTCCGATAAAGTCACCGCTGCCGTTACAGATACCATTGAACTGTCTGCCGTGGTATTTCCGCAAAATGCTTATGATCAAAGAGTCGTGTGGACATCTTCGAATCCGGCCGTTGCGACGGTTGTAGACGGCCGCATTCATGTGGTGGGGCAAGGGACGGCAACGATAACGGTTACGTCTATAGATGGCAATAAAACAGCATCAACGATGATTGAGGCAAACAGCCTTTTGCGGAATGGGAACTTCGAGATGGTTTCTTCAGGCAGTTTACTACCCGATGGTTGGACGGTTACGAATTATGAGGCAGGGCCTGCAGCAAGCCTGGATAACGCTATGGCCAAGGATGGGGGGAAATCAATCAAGATTGACGCTTCTAATAGCGGAAGAATCAGCCTATCTAAAGAAATTACATCGATTATCGCCGGGAATTACTATAAATTTGCAGGTTGGATCAAGACCGCAAATGTTCAGTCCGTTGAAGGGGCACGGGTAAGGATTGGATTCTATGACAGTGCGAATGCGGTAATAACTCCAATGGTGTTTGTAGGTGGATTTAAAGGAAGCCGTGACTGGCAGCATGTTGAGAGTATTATCCAAGCACCGCCAGGCGCTGTGAAAATGAGGATCGAAAATATGCCGGATCAGGGCACGGGGATAACCTGGTACGACAATGAAAGTGTCATCCCTTGGACTTATGTCCAGCAGCTTAGCCTCACTCCGGATAAGTTGGTCTTGCAAGTTGCCGAAAGCAGCGTGCTGCAAGCGTCGATCGCGCCAGTGAATGCAACGAATCAGAATCTGACATGGACAACATCGGATGCGAGTGTCGCTAGTGTGAGTAATGGGGTAGTTGCGGCGATTAGTCAAGGCATTGCAGCTGTAACCGCAACTACACAAGACAGGGGATTCCGAGCGGTAAGTCTTGTGCAGGTCGGGGGCAATACGGACATCACGGTACCCGATTATACAGCGACCACAACCTTTGGCGCTTCGGTCAATGGGCAGGTAGTTGCCGCCGATTCGAATAGCCACGCACTAACGTATACGAAGCTTGCTGAGTCTGAACACGGGACGGTCCATGTCAAAAGCGATGGCACCTGGACATATAAAGCCAACCCGGGAAGCTACACTTCGGATCACTTTTATATCGGGGTAACGGATCACAACGGCAGCTCCACGTATGCGACAGTCAACATCAGCATACAGCCCTTGGCGACCGTAATGGAGCCTTATACGAACGTGCATCCGAGCCTTTTCCTTGACCAAGCGAAAGTGAACCAGCTGAAAACGGCTATCCTTCCAGGCGGAACGCATGAGCACATATGGAATGAAATTAAAGCCAAAGCGGATGCCTTTGTGCTAACTCCGCCTACGACGTATTATGTGGATAAGTATACGGGTGAGGCATGGCAAAGAGATACGGCAGACCGAACGATCTATTTAGCATTAGCCTATCTCATTGACGGAGATGTCAAATATTATAACGCTGCGAAAGCCTACGCGCTTGCATCCGTCAGCTACCCTACGTGGGGAAGAGCTGAACTCAAAAATATCGATCTTGCTGCGGGGCATCAATTGTTAAGTCTTTCCATCGTCTATGACTGGTTGTATAACGATCTCGATACGGTTACGCGAGAGACGATCAAGCAGAAGTTGGAGACGCGTGGCAGCGAAATGTATCTAAAGGCAACCGGACAGCCTTTTGAGGGAAGTATGGACTATAAGAAAGTGTATTGGACGGAAGGCTATTTACAGAACCACTTGTGGGTGAGTTTAAGCGGACTGACTGCCGCAGGGGTGGCCTTGCACAATACGGGCAGCAGTACGCTGCCATGGCTCGAATACTCTATAGGAAAATTTGATCAGGTGCTGCAGGCTTTGGCCGATGACGGAGCGAGTCAAGAGGGGTACCCCTATTGGCAGTACGGTCTTGAGTACTTATTGAAATATGGCGAGATTGCCCAGAAGTTTTTTGACGTAGATATCTACACGGACAATAAGTGGCTTGAACAGGCTTCAACGTATGCTGCTTATATGTCCCTGCCCAAAAACAGCTGGAAACCGAATGTCAATCATCTTAATTTTGGCGATGATGCGAATGTAAATTGGTATGGTCCTGATATGTCCTTAAGGCTGCTTGCCGGGAAATATTCGGATGGCATCGCGCAAGGGCTTGCGAATGAGATCGATACTGCGAACATTGAATCCATGAATGTCAAATATGCCAATCTGCTGTGGTATGACCCAACGGTGCCAGAGGCTTCGGTAAGCAGCCTGCCAACCCTGCATATTTTTGATAATCTGGGGATTGTTTCGGCTAGGTCGGACTGGTCTGGAGACGGATCCGTCGTCGCTTTCAAAAGTGGTCCCGCTATTGGACATAAAGCGCTCCATATGAACGAATCCCCTTTGGACGACTGGGGAGTGGCTCATGCGCATCCGGATGCCAATCATTTCATGATCTTCGGCGATGGGGAGTGGCTAATCAGGGATGATGGCTATGCGAACAAGAAAACATCGAATCATAACACACTGCTGATCAATGGTACTGGACAGTTAGGCGAAGGTGCACAGTTCCTGAGCAACATTCCTTTGCAAAGTGTGAAGTCAGAGCCTGCCATCGTAAAAACAGTATCCACTTCCGTTTATGATTATATGCTCGGAGATGCTACTCAGGCTTATGACAGCGATCTTGGTCTTCAAAAGTATAAACGTCATTTGATTTATATGAAGCCCGACATCCTGGTGGTTGTTGACGATATTGAAGTCGATCAACCGAAACAGTTGGAGCTTAGGTTCTTCCCGGAAAGCCAGAATATTCAGTCCCTAGGGGATGGCAGCTATCTGACAACGGGCTTGACGGCCAATTTGAGATATAAAGAGCTGACAGGAAGCAATGTGACTTCGAGTGCGGCACCTGTACCTTATGTTACAGACGAATCTAGTATGGACAGACAGGCGTTTCGTTTACTGAATACGACGCAATCGCACTGGACCAATGCCGCCGCATTTTCCTGGTCCGATTCGCAAAGTATTCCTAAGAATGTCACATTGACGCAGCAAGGGAATATATGGACCTTCGCGTCAGAAGAAGCCGCGGTGTCTCTGAATCTGTCGACGGATACGGTTCAAGAGGTTCAAAGCTCTGGAGGGGGCCAAACCGGCAACGATGCTACACTGATTGCGATTGTTCTCAACGGAAAGTTCATACAAGGTTTTAATTCCGGCACCTTTACTTATACCGTGCCGAAATCATCGAAAAAGCCGCAAGCTACGGTTTCGGCAATCAAGTATGACAAGAATGCAACGGTTCATACGGATTGGAACGGTGATGCAACGGGAACCGCAACGATCCAAGTGACTTCTGCCAATGGGACTGTCACCAACACCTACACACTTACGGTTGTGGATTCTTCCTTACTCACGGTAACCGGAGCAGAAAGCAATGTTGTCAGCGCAGGTTTTATTCCGGACAATGGCATCGATGACAACATGACAACGATTTGGTCGGCCAAAGCGGACTCCTCGCTGGTGACGCCAGACAATCCGCAGGGTGATCCGTGGATTCAATTCCATTTTGATGATGTCAAAAGCGTGAATCAAGTGGATATTGCCTGGTATCTGGGTCATCAACGACAGGCGAGCTTTGATATTGAGGTTTCGCAAAATGGTACCGTGTGGACGAATGTATACTCGGGCACAAGCAGCGGAACAACAGCCGAATATGAAAGTTATACATTCCCAAGTATAACTGCCAAGTACATCCGAATCATTGGTCATGGTACGAATCAAGGCGTCTACACAAGCATCAAAGATGTTAATGTGTATGAGGGAGCGATGAATTAA
- a CDS encoding helix-turn-helix transcriptional regulator, producing MANIRPFPKKAGSLFFKLLISFIVIILLPVSFNFVSYAFFRTNLEEKLIENNSVLTDTAVKHYEDQIRTIKNFTFTQYLKVNASIVNWNKGRGIDYVAVTQLRNELQAYLTNPSLYLSNMIVVLNRLDLALDKDGSASLHDMFDKFYSNDTYTYDFWQKEMSGDNGFKLYASSNFSLKTLDIPQKSGSLMPLLFNSDNKSIAIIALMDNEKMAEEFYKSTSPGSKLFILNEKKNILYASDRESTLTFPAMNEMKGHMKVGTFYFFYQKGTLSGFTYVNVIPTSSIDSQISRLNLILASILVVSLLLSIAASIFFSVRLNNPIRKIVESIRQLNFSLPPQSQIKEFNVISEKINELFRTNLVIHQDLDRQNSLLKYYAYTNKFKNIRGYVKEANIPPNMDKPFILIGFQLLFTSRLKTDMGIAQDKAANLFKEFVNADLTEAFAESVTFQIENDIILSLIFMEEDQRSRIEVFLQRWKQVFDLDREYCLMSISVSDRYEDSSKFSDAYNQILLLLNGRRTGDDTQIITEPGPTNPVYLDQEEERVFYANLEKGNASELIQIVKRRLHYLDRKSATLRQLHEYATEVIRKVNKASGRESGISAFGELNVPGPLPYENVRECFTLEQLEQYFEWFLQVESAVIRRKFEEVDPIIDFATDYINAHLGDDITLELVADKLGITGTYLSTYFKNKKGINFSDYINNVRMRKAQELLATTDLKVLDIASMVGYYSVNAFIRKFKKYTGVPPGEYRKVNVDL from the coding sequence TTGGCCAATATACGACCTTTTCCAAAGAAGGCGGGTTCGCTGTTCTTCAAGCTGCTGATCAGCTTTATTGTGATTATTCTATTACCGGTTTCTTTTAACTTTGTTTCGTATGCGTTCTTCCGTACCAATCTGGAGGAAAAATTAATTGAGAACAATAGCGTCTTAACGGACACCGCCGTCAAACATTACGAAGACCAAATTAGAACGATTAAGAATTTCACGTTTACCCAGTATTTAAAAGTCAATGCCAGCATTGTGAATTGGAATAAAGGGCGTGGCATTGATTATGTGGCGGTCACCCAACTTCGTAATGAGCTTCAGGCGTATTTAACGAATCCGTCGCTTTACTTATCCAACATGATTGTTGTGCTGAATCGTCTTGACCTAGCCTTGGATAAAGATGGATCCGCTTCTTTGCATGATATGTTCGACAAGTTTTATTCCAATGACACGTATACCTACGACTTTTGGCAAAAAGAAATGAGCGGCGACAATGGCTTTAAGCTGTATGCGTCCTCGAATTTTTCGCTCAAAACGTTGGATATTCCCCAAAAAAGTGGCAGCTTGATGCCCCTTTTATTCAACAGCGACAACAAAAGTATTGCCATCATCGCCTTGATGGACAATGAGAAAATGGCGGAGGAATTTTACAAATCCACTTCACCAGGCAGTAAGCTGTTTATATTAAATGAGAAGAAAAACATCCTTTATGCTTCTGATCGTGAAAGTACCCTAACCTTTCCTGCCATGAACGAGATGAAAGGTCATATGAAAGTAGGAACCTTTTACTTCTTCTATCAAAAAGGGACTTTAAGCGGGTTTACCTATGTCAATGTTATTCCTACATCTTCAATCGACTCTCAAATTTCAAGATTGAATCTTATTCTAGCTTCCATACTCGTCGTGTCACTATTGTTAAGCATTGCCGCTTCCATCTTTTTTAGTGTACGTCTGAATAACCCAATCCGTAAAATTGTAGAATCGATTCGACAACTCAATTTCTCTCTTCCTCCGCAAAGTCAAATTAAAGAATTCAATGTTATCAGTGAAAAAATTAATGAGTTGTTCCGGACAAATCTTGTCATTCACCAGGATCTGGATCGTCAGAATTCACTCCTCAAGTACTACGCGTATACCAATAAATTCAAAAACATTCGCGGCTATGTGAAGGAAGCCAATATTCCTCCGAATATGGACAAACCCTTTATTTTGATTGGTTTTCAACTTTTGTTTACATCAAGGCTGAAAACAGATATGGGTATTGCCCAGGATAAAGCCGCTAATTTATTTAAGGAGTTTGTCAATGCAGATTTGACGGAGGCGTTCGCGGAATCCGTTACCTTCCAAATTGAGAATGATATCATCTTGTCCCTAATTTTTATGGAGGAGGATCAACGTTCCCGCATCGAGGTATTTTTACAACGCTGGAAACAAGTATTCGATTTGGACCGGGAATACTGTCTCATGTCGATCTCCGTCAGCGACAGGTACGAGGACTCTTCCAAATTTTCCGACGCGTATAATCAAATATTGCTCTTATTGAACGGACGGCGCACGGGAGATGACACTCAGATTATTACGGAGCCCGGGCCGACCAATCCTGTTTATTTGGATCAGGAAGAGGAGCGGGTATTTTATGCCAACTTGGAAAAGGGGAACGCATCCGAATTGATTCAAATTGTAAAACGCCGCCTCCATTATCTCGATCGGAAGAGTGCTACACTGCGTCAGTTGCATGAATATGCAACAGAAGTCATCCGCAAAGTCAACAAAGCTTCTGGCAGAGAGTCCGGTATTTCGGCTTTTGGTGAACTTAACGTACCTGGACCCCTTCCTTACGAGAACGTGCGTGAATGTTTTACATTAGAGCAATTGGAACAGTATTTCGAATGGTTTCTTCAGGTCGAATCAGCAGTTATTCGCAGGAAGTTTGAGGAAGTAGATCCCATCATTGACTTTGCAACGGACTATATCAACGCTCATCTTGGTGATGATATTACCCTGGAATTGGTAGCCGACAAGCTCGGTATTACAGGGACGTATTTATCGACTTATTTCAAGAATAAGAAAGGCATTAACTTTAGTGATTACATCAACAACGTTCGCATGAGAAAAGCGCAAGAGTTACTAGCCACGACCGATTTGAAAGTGTTGGATATTGCTTCTATGGTCGGTTATTACAGTGTCAATGCCTTTATTCGTAAATTCAAAAAATATACCGGGGTTCCGCCGGGGGAGTATCGGAAAGTGAATGTTGATTTGTGA
- a CDS encoding DinB family protein yields MLICEKKPIAEGKASVGEIISHLKNWDTYILSTIIPAIKNGKGMVFPDFNSFNKIAYEYARSGISKDCLLDEFKQTRTLLVETLLNESDVVARHVTANGLETCPHTGIPYSLLYIIHEFIDHDNHHKNQILTVL; encoded by the coding sequence ATGTTGATTTGTGAAAAAAAACCGATTGCTGAAGGAAAAGCATCAGTAGGAGAGATTATTTCGCATCTTAAAAATTGGGATACTTATATCCTCTCTACGATTATCCCTGCGATTAAAAATGGAAAAGGAATGGTATTTCCAGATTTCAATTCATTTAACAAAATAGCGTATGAATATGCCAGATCGGGAATTTCTAAAGATTGTCTGCTCGATGAATTTAAGCAAACTCGTACTTTGCTGGTTGAAACACTGTTAAACGAGTCTGACGTTGTTGCTAGACATGTTACCGCGAACGGATTAGAAACTTGCCCGCACACCGGCATACCCTATTCTCTGCTTTATATCATTCATGAATTTATCGATCACGACAATCATCATAAAAATCAAATTTTAACGGTATTATAA
- a CDS encoding DUF4291 domain-containing protein, with amino-acid sequence MNNTTKHAEEKKIFAHYNEKTIRVYQAYNHKIADEAVELGSFGASFKMERMTWIKPSFLWMMYRSGWGTKVDQERILAIDISREGFDAILSDVVLSSFHSDAYVSFDEWKLKLQNSQVRCQWDPDRDIHGNPLHRRAVQLGLKGNMVENYVHKWIVEVNDITEHVIQIREAIQLNSFEVSMLPNEREYHLDECIQRTLGMVTQ; translated from the coding sequence ATGAACAATACTACTAAACATGCAGAAGAGAAGAAGATTTTTGCGCATTACAATGAAAAAACAATTAGAGTGTATCAAGCTTATAACCATAAGATTGCAGATGAAGCAGTCGAGTTAGGTTCGTTCGGCGCATCATTTAAAATGGAAAGGATGACGTGGATCAAACCATCTTTTTTATGGATGATGTATCGGTCAGGCTGGGGTACCAAAGTTGATCAAGAAAGAATTCTAGCAATCGACATTTCTAGAGAAGGATTTGATGCAATTTTGTCAGATGTAGTTTTGTCTTCCTTTCATTCAGATGCCTATGTATCTTTCGATGAATGGAAATTAAAATTACAAAATTCTCAAGTTAGATGTCAATGGGATCCTGATCGTGATATACATGGAAATCCTTTGCATAGACGCGCTGTTCAACTAGGTTTAAAAGGTAATATGGTAGAGAATTACGTCCATAAATGGATAGTAGAAGTAAATGACATTACTGAGCATGTAATACAGATCAGAGAAGCAATACAATTAAACAGCTTTGAGGTCAGCATGTTACCAAATGAACGTGAATACCATTTGGATGAGTGCATTCAGAGAACTCTTGGAATGGTAACACAGTAA
- a CDS encoding AraC family transcriptional regulator, protein MHDSPFLLTVLNSLDFTYFKGNTTRFDVKKSHSFDQPFTLISQITDGPLLLHIGNESYKVEPGQGLIIPPHTKYEVNMLEPQFVTHWLNVDITLFDHFKLFDFIETPYVTSEAIGNNIGRLQTEITALMNTDPIDTSTSLYKAAQVKQRLFTLLEVVLSVSRYKIGSFENMRNLQRFQPVFDYMEKHLTEKIKVTRMAEVMYLSISHFHKEFKQAFQVSPMQYVQAQRLKKAQYLLATTDLTMGEIANRIGYDHTYPFIRFFKSMYGSSPGKYKKALTRL, encoded by the coding sequence ATGCATGATTCCCCGTTTTTGCTCACAGTCCTGAATTCGCTTGATTTTACTTATTTCAAGGGCAATACGACGCGATTTGACGTGAAGAAATCTCATAGTTTCGATCAGCCATTCACACTCATCTCCCAAATTACGGACGGGCCGCTGCTTCTTCATATTGGCAATGAGAGCTATAAGGTTGAGCCCGGGCAAGGGTTGATTATCCCCCCGCATACCAAATATGAAGTCAACATGCTGGAACCTCAATTCGTCACGCATTGGCTGAATGTGGACATCACTCTTTTTGACCATTTTAAACTGTTCGACTTTATAGAAACGCCTTATGTCACCTCCGAAGCTATCGGAAATAACATCGGTCGGCTCCAAACTGAAATAACCGCCTTGATGAACACCGATCCAATCGACACCAGCACTTCCTTGTACAAAGCAGCGCAAGTCAAGCAGCGACTGTTCACTCTATTGGAAGTTGTTCTTTCCGTCTCCCGTTACAAAATCGGCAGCTTCGAGAATATGAGGAATCTCCAACGGTTTCAACCCGTGTTCGACTACATGGAGAAACATCTTACCGAGAAAATAAAGGTGACACGAATGGCCGAAGTGATGTACTTGTCCATCTCCCATTTTCATAAAGAATTCAAACAAGCCTTCCAAGTTTCTCCGATGCAATATGTCCAAGCTCAGAGATTGAAGAAGGCGCAATATTTATTGGCTACGACAGATTTAACAATGGGGGAGATCGCGAATCGGATCGGCTATGATCATACGTATCCATTCATAAGATTTTTCAAATCAATGTACGGCAGCAGTCCCGGCAAATACAAAAAAGCGCTGACTCGCCTATAG